In Actinoplanes sp. NBC_00393, a single genomic region encodes these proteins:
- a CDS encoding diguanylate cyclase — MTTHGVLDELSGLQLGAELGRGAATTVHRVLRDGVPYALKRPIEDAPGLLTAFRREAALLACVDDPGVPRIHAIGTHDGLPALVLGYLPGASLADLLADQPLPQARVVELAARMARALAAAHRTGLVHRDVKPANIMIGPDGSATLIDFGLALLRTGAEQVDEDAAVGTFRYASPEQSGMLERPVDGRSDLYSLGVVLFECLTGRLPFEADDVGQLLRLHLTAPVPDLSELVAGLDPALAAVVTRLLAKDPDDRYPDAAALLADLRACPGGAAAEEPAVVRWPLAGRDAERDLLTGRWRRAVAGQGGVARISGAAGSGRSRLADELALAADGYPVLRAGGHADDVLPLAALRAAVGGYLKSQRDQAERLVEEAARAAGPGAELLLGAVAGGEESDEQLFAEAAVFLGELATRAGAMMLVLDDAHWLDAGSRQVLTRLAANRRHLPLLVVLAEIEPETTAAEPGNEPAEPAVAADVEVACGPLDAEAIGALLASRLPGTAIPAELTRHVAARTDGTPLTVVEYLLRLLDAGLLTPNWGAWHFDETGADALPAAPDVRALLTDRLALLTEADRRVLVTAAVAGRRFRPGTLTAAGNPADQVAVAVSAAVTRRVLESRTDGWYVFVHPVLRDALLDGIPDEQICRLHAALADALDSLPEDARDADHVYAVARHLRAAADAAPAERRHSGALAAGLRALDDRAPAEAADYLEDALAADPASAEVLQPLAVAYLRAGRLADARATIDRAVAAEPDRHARARLLVTAIEIHHTLWDDDRAQEATARAVAELRRPLPRNGLLALPVALAAAGAGGVVRRTRWGSGSARGRRRDDLAVLAAALDSGGYAAAIGLRLQDAGVLSLRAMYAVNRLGPCPEYVRVYAMAGYVAAVLKLRGTAERCLKRAAGVAADLGDPALIAYVEWIRGSAMLFGGYDDGTTWLAAITKHSRWYGPAQYISGHFTRGLRLLLAGHIADSRAEYERALNRLPDPDTAKVTMLGMLSVMIPAISGQPGRAAAALADLRAAVTDGSTAQRANVVVAATCAVLEEGEFGEPFERSLAEFRALGLRRHELMTAHKWFYVFQAYGRLAQVRLAPEQERPARYAAARTAVAELRRVRHATPLINATYLVCEAGLATMRGDHERALGWTDKAERAVRAVDAPLMHFEIARMRARIYRGMDLPHEMRRHTRIAYDLAERAGLDSRRRKVRAEFGVDDAGSARLLTTGTLGSGRNRQLEALQQVSTAAATVLDPQQLAGVALDETLRILGAERALFFLLDEAGNPVPYAGRGTSGEDLTATTTYGASLVRQVAETHEALVVTSTEQGAALGSQSTVAYGLRSVLVAPVRFKGAMLGVVYLDSRLARGIFTDDDVDVLTAVTSHVAVSLETARAAQLHLAVQAAQQQQAFSEMLRAGLAELSALQDPGQVLRALFAMLVDRVGAEAGCLVTDTVIEVAGTADPALLGGPPAGDFELRVPLVSQEGHVGEVLLSAGSFDDTARQVAAALVAQGMSAYDNARLFSRVQELATTDELTGLHNRRHFYALAGALIEAAARGSRGFAAAMLDIDKFKSINDTYGHGVGDEVIRTVAARVGAVIRTSDVLGRYGGEEFALVLPDHEGLAASLAERIRAAVAASPVPTAAGPIPVTVSVGLAELDGADCLDQVLARADHALYRAKEGGRNRVAIS; from the coding sequence GTGACTACCCACGGGGTACTGGACGAGCTGAGCGGGCTGCAGCTCGGGGCCGAGCTGGGCCGCGGAGCGGCGACCACGGTGCACCGGGTGCTGCGCGACGGTGTTCCGTACGCGCTCAAGCGCCCGATCGAGGACGCGCCCGGCCTGCTGACCGCGTTCCGCCGGGAGGCGGCGCTGCTGGCCTGCGTCGACGACCCGGGGGTGCCGCGCATCCACGCGATCGGCACCCACGACGGGCTGCCCGCGCTCGTCCTCGGCTACCTGCCCGGCGCTTCGCTCGCCGACCTGCTCGCCGACCAGCCGCTCCCCCAGGCGCGAGTGGTCGAGCTCGCCGCCCGGATGGCCCGTGCCCTCGCGGCCGCGCACCGCACCGGCCTGGTGCACCGCGACGTCAAGCCGGCCAACATCATGATCGGCCCGGACGGGTCGGCCACGCTGATCGACTTCGGTCTGGCCCTGCTGCGCACCGGCGCCGAGCAGGTCGACGAGGATGCCGCGGTCGGCACCTTCCGGTACGCCTCCCCCGAGCAGTCCGGCATGCTCGAGCGCCCGGTGGACGGCCGCTCCGACCTGTACTCGCTCGGCGTCGTGCTGTTCGAGTGCCTCACCGGCCGGCTGCCGTTCGAGGCCGACGACGTGGGCCAACTGCTGCGCCTGCACCTCACCGCGCCGGTCCCCGACCTCAGTGAGCTGGTCGCGGGCCTCGACCCGGCGCTGGCCGCGGTGGTGACCCGGCTGCTCGCCAAGGATCCCGACGACCGCTACCCGGACGCCGCCGCCCTGCTCGCCGACCTGCGCGCGTGCCCCGGTGGCGCCGCCGCGGAGGAGCCCGCCGTCGTACGCTGGCCGCTGGCCGGCCGTGATGCCGAGCGTGACCTGCTCACCGGCCGCTGGCGCCGCGCGGTGGCCGGGCAGGGCGGGGTGGCCCGCATTAGTGGGGCGGCCGGCTCCGGCCGCAGCCGCCTCGCCGACGAGCTCGCGCTGGCGGCGGACGGCTACCCGGTGTTGCGGGCCGGCGGGCACGCCGACGACGTGCTTCCCTTGGCCGCTCTGCGCGCCGCGGTCGGCGGCTATCTGAAGTCGCAGCGCGACCAGGCCGAACGACTCGTCGAAGAGGCGGCCCGGGCGGCCGGCCCGGGCGCCGAGCTGCTGCTCGGCGCGGTCGCCGGCGGCGAGGAGAGCGACGAGCAGCTGTTCGCCGAGGCGGCCGTCTTCCTCGGCGAGCTGGCCACCCGAGCCGGCGCGATGATGCTGGTGCTCGACGACGCGCACTGGCTGGACGCCGGCAGCCGCCAGGTCCTGACCCGGCTCGCCGCGAACCGGCGGCACCTGCCGCTGCTCGTCGTGCTCGCCGAGATCGAGCCGGAGACCACGGCGGCCGAGCCGGGGAACGAGCCGGCCGAACCAGCCGTCGCCGCGGACGTCGAGGTGGCCTGCGGGCCGCTGGACGCGGAGGCGATCGGCGCGCTGCTCGCCTCCCGCCTGCCCGGCACCGCGATCCCCGCGGAGCTGACCCGCCACGTCGCCGCCCGCACCGACGGCACCCCGCTCACCGTCGTCGAATACCTGCTGCGCCTGCTCGACGCCGGCCTGCTCACCCCGAACTGGGGCGCCTGGCACTTCGACGAGACCGGCGCCGACGCGCTGCCGGCCGCACCGGACGTCCGTGCGCTGCTCACCGACCGGCTGGCCCTGCTCACCGAGGCCGACCGCCGGGTGCTGGTCACCGCCGCGGTGGCCGGCCGGCGCTTCCGCCCCGGCACGCTGACCGCGGCCGGCAACCCCGCGGACCAGGTGGCGGTTGCGGTGAGTGCCGCGGTGACCCGGCGGGTCCTGGAGTCGAGGACCGACGGCTGGTACGTCTTCGTGCACCCCGTCCTGCGCGACGCCCTGCTCGACGGCATCCCCGACGAGCAGATCTGCCGCCTGCACGCCGCCCTCGCCGACGCCCTCGACAGCCTGCCCGAGGACGCCCGCGACGCCGACCACGTCTACGCCGTCGCCCGCCACCTGCGCGCCGCGGCCGACGCCGCCCCGGCCGAGCGGCGGCACTCCGGCGCCCTCGCCGCCGGGCTGCGCGCCCTCGACGACCGGGCCCCGGCCGAGGCCGCCGACTACCTCGAGGACGCGCTCGCCGCGGACCCGGCCTCCGCCGAGGTCCTGCAGCCCCTCGCCGTCGCCTACCTGCGGGCCGGCCGGCTCGCCGACGCCCGGGCCACGATCGACCGGGCCGTGGCCGCCGAACCGGACCGCCACGCCCGGGCCCGGCTGCTGGTCACCGCGATCGAGATCCATCACACCCTGTGGGACGACGACCGCGCTCAGGAGGCCACCGCCCGCGCGGTCGCCGAACTGCGCCGCCCGCTGCCCCGCAACGGTCTGCTCGCGTTGCCGGTCGCGCTGGCCGCCGCGGGCGCCGGTGGCGTCGTCCGGCGTACCCGATGGGGTTCCGGAAGTGCTCGCGGCCGGCGCCGCGACGACCTCGCCGTGCTCGCCGCGGCCCTGGACAGCGGCGGCTATGCCGCGGCGATCGGCCTGCGGTTGCAGGACGCCGGCGTGCTGTCGCTGCGCGCGATGTACGCGGTGAACCGTCTCGGCCCCTGCCCCGAGTACGTGCGGGTGTACGCCATGGCCGGCTACGTCGCCGCCGTGCTGAAGCTGCGCGGCACCGCCGAGCGCTGCCTGAAGCGGGCCGCCGGTGTCGCCGCTGACCTGGGCGATCCCGCGCTGATCGCCTACGTCGAGTGGATCCGCGGCAGCGCCATGCTGTTCGGCGGCTACGACGACGGCACCACGTGGCTCGCCGCGATCACCAAGCACTCCCGCTGGTACGGCCCGGCCCAGTACATCTCCGGGCACTTCACCCGCGGTCTGCGCCTGCTGCTGGCCGGGCACATCGCGGACAGCCGCGCCGAGTACGAGCGCGCGCTGAACCGCCTGCCCGACCCGGACACCGCCAAGGTCACCATGCTCGGCATGCTGTCGGTGATGATCCCGGCCATCTCCGGGCAGCCCGGGCGGGCCGCTGCCGCCCTGGCCGACCTGCGGGCCGCGGTCACCGACGGCAGCACCGCGCAGCGCGCCAACGTGGTGGTCGCGGCCACCTGCGCCGTCCTCGAGGAGGGCGAGTTCGGCGAGCCGTTCGAGCGGTCCCTCGCCGAGTTCCGGGCGCTCGGCCTGCGCCGCCACGAGCTGATGACCGCGCACAAGTGGTTCTACGTCTTCCAGGCCTACGGCCGGCTGGCCCAGGTGCGCCTGGCGCCCGAGCAGGAACGCCCGGCCCGGTACGCCGCGGCCCGTACCGCCGTCGCCGAACTGCGCCGGGTCCGGCACGCCACGCCGCTGATCAACGCGACCTACCTGGTCTGCGAGGCGGGGCTGGCGACCATGCGCGGTGACCACGAGCGGGCGCTCGGCTGGACCGACAAGGCGGAACGGGCCGTCCGCGCGGTCGACGCCCCGCTGATGCACTTCGAGATCGCCCGGATGCGGGCGCGGATCTACCGGGGCATGGACCTGCCGCACGAGATGCGGCGGCACACCCGGATCGCGTACGACCTCGCCGAGCGGGCCGGGCTGGACTCGCGCCGGCGCAAGGTGCGTGCCGAGTTCGGGGTCGACGACGCCGGCTCGGCCCGGCTGCTGACCACCGGCACCCTCGGCAGCGGCCGCAACCGGCAGCTCGAGGCGTTGCAGCAGGTCAGCACCGCCGCCGCGACCGTGCTCGACCCGCAGCAGCTGGCCGGGGTCGCCCTCGACGAGACGCTGCGCATCCTGGGCGCCGAACGGGCGCTGTTCTTCCTGCTCGACGAGGCCGGCAACCCGGTCCCGTACGCCGGTCGCGGCACCAGCGGTGAAGACCTCACCGCGACCACCACGTACGGCGCCTCGCTGGTGCGCCAGGTCGCCGAGACGCACGAGGCGCTCGTGGTCACCAGCACCGAGCAGGGTGCCGCGCTGGGCTCGCAGAGCACCGTCGCGTACGGCCTGCGCAGCGTCCTGGTCGCCCCGGTGCGGTTCAAGGGCGCCATGCTCGGCGTCGTCTACCTCGATAGCCGGCTCGCCCGCGGCATCTTCACCGACGACGACGTCGACGTGCTCACCGCGGTCACCAGCCACGTCGCGGTCTCCCTGGAGACCGCCCGCGCCGCCCAGCTGCACCTCGCCGTGCAGGCCGCCCAGCAGCAGCAGGCGTTCTCCGAGATGCTGCGGGCCGGCCTCGCCGAGCTGAGCGCGCTGCAGGACCCGGGCCAGGTGCTGCGGGCCCTGTTCGCGATGCTGGTGGACCGGGTCGGCGCGGAGGCCGGCTGCCTGGTGACCGACACCGTGATCGAGGTCGCCGGCACGGCCGACCCGGCGCTGCTGGGCGGCCCGCCGGCCGGCGACTTCGAGCTCCGGGTGCCGTTGGTGAGCCAGGAGGGCCACGTCGGCGAGGTGCTGCTGAGCGCCGGTTCGTTCGACGACACCGCCCGGCAGGTGGCGGCCGCCCTGGTCGCGCAGGGCATGAGCGCCTACGACAACGCCCGGCTGTTCAGCCGGGTGCAGGAGCTGGCCACCACCGACGAGCTGACCGGGCTGCACAACCGGCGGCACTTCTACGCCCTGGCCGGCGCGCTGATCGAGGCGGCCGCGCGTGGCTCGCGCGGTTTCGCGGCCGCGATGCTGGACATCGACAAGTTCAAGAGCATCAACGACACGTACGGGCACGGCGTCGGCGACGAGGTCATCCGTACGGTCGCCGCGCGCGTCGGCGCCGTCATCCGCACCTCCGACGTGCTGGGCCGCTACGGCGGTGAGGAGTTCGCCCTGGTCCTGCCCGACCACGAGGGCCTCGCCGCGTCACTGGCCGAGCGGATCCGCGCCGCCGTCGCCGCTTCGCCGGTCCCCACCGCGGCCGGCCCGATCCCGGTGACGGTCAGCGTCGGCCTAGCCGAACTGGACGGCGCCGACTGCCTCGACCAGGTCCTCGCGCGGGCCGACCACGCCCTCTACCGGGCCAAGGAGGGCGGCCGCAACCGCGTCGCGATCTCCTAG